DNA from Aggregatimonas sangjinii:
ATAGGGCGAGCAGCATAAGGGCTCCCAAGAGTATTTTACCACCAATTTTATCCATAAAACCAACTTCTGCCATACCGGCAAGCTCAATATTCGCTCTTTGTTTAATGGCCTTTAACTCGCTGTTGGTAAGGACCACATAGGCATCGCTATTGCCGAGGTACCCGACGATTTGAGGTTTCGAATGGGCATAGGCCAACCAAAATAGGTGACGGATTTCGTAATGACTCCCAATATCGTAATACTGGCCGTCTGCCAATTGAAATGCCTTATGATCGGGTAAATCCATGGTATGGATGATTTTTTCCTTGGTACCGAAAGGCAAGGGTATTTTCGCCCTTCCGAACGATAGTTGGGAAAAAAGTGCGGTGGCTAGGATAAGCAAGGCAAGGGTCGTTTTCATGATCGTGTTTTTAGATTGATGACTCCGTTAAAATGAAACAATAGGATTGTTTTCATATTGTAAAAATCCACGATATCGACATAGCCCTTCTAGCTGTTTCCAGTGAAAAAAATGATACGGATTTCAGTGTTTGGCCCCATCTCCTTATCGCTGACCTTCGACCTATAAAATAGTAGTCCTTTTGCGATTCGTTTATTGCAGCGGTAAACACGATTTGATACGGGCATATATTGTACCGAAGGCCGGGGCGCGAACGTTTGGCGACCCTATAAGAACTACACATCCAAAAATTTAAACCAGATGGCGAATAAATTGGTTCCAGGCTTGCGCGCGGCATACCTTTATGACAAGAACTGTCTTTTAGGCAGTGTGATATGTTTTTCAACCAAGAAATGTATCGCCCCAAGATCTGTATTAAACCTACTTGTTATGAAGCTGAAATCAGCATTTTTACTATCCCTCTTCCTTTTGGCCCATATCGCCATTGCGCAAGCCAACAATTTGCCCATTACCGTAGTTGCCAACGAGAGTATTACCGTAACCTTATTTTTTCCTTCGGAAATACAGCGCGTGATCAAACCGGCGGTAAACTATAGATTCCAATATGAACAACACGGCACTATGGGTACACTCGTGGCAAGAAAAGGGGCAGCGAGCAATTTAACGGTCATTACCAAAGACGGTAGTATATTTTCATTTTTACTACAGTATGAGCAAGAGGTGAACAATTTCACCTATGTTTTATCTGCGGACCATGCCATAGGTACGATCAATCCCTCGGCCGTACCCCGTGCGATTCCAACAGAGATGGAGGAACAGGCAACACCTCAACTTGAAGACGAAGCGGTACAAAAGCCCCGGAGTACGGAAACAACGACAATATCGGAGTTAAAACTTTCCGAGGAAGCGCAAATCACCTCAGTAAAAGAACCCCAGCGCATGACCCTGCGTTCCGAGGTCGGAGCAAAAGAAAAGACAGAAAAGGATTTTACGGAAAGCGAACAAACAGAAGCATATGAAGGTCTGCCCGAAGAAAGCAGTCTCTATGAAACCGACCGGGAGAGTTACTACGCTATTTTCTGCGAGAACCAATACAATCAAGATCTTCGGTCATCGAAATCCATAAAAGCCGGAACCGGAATCGAACTGCAGTTAAATACCCTTACCGCCGATAAAAATGAGCTGTATTTTATTTTTCAGGCAACCAATCGTTTGACCTCTAAATTTAAGGCAGAAAAGTTACGGTTTTACGTGCGCTCATCGGTCAAAGGCAAGCCGCTGCAAATAACCCCATTGTACATTTATAAACATCTGGAGGAGGTCGAAGCGGGTAGAACAAAGAAAATGATCTATGTTCTAAAGGAGTTTCGATTAAGCACGGATCAAAAGGTTTACGTGGTATTGGACGAAAAGGATGGGATGCGCAACACCGTCTTGAATATTGACGGCCAATTGATCAATGCCGTGGGCGAGCGCTCGTTGGCGACAACGCGCTGATGTCATTCAGATTTGAAGGTCCGTTATGGCCTTTGACTTTACAAGTTTTGGTTTAGGCTTCGAAAATATAAAAAGCCATCGCTATTGATATGGCGATGGCTTTTTGATATGTTATATTCTGTTATTTACTCCGTTTTCGTGGCATCAGAGGTTTGCGTTTCCTCTTCCTCCTCTTCATTTTTGCCAAAATAAGAACTGTAGATACCATACAGGATTATGGCACCTAAAAGGCCAAGAACTATCTTGCCCCCGATTTTATGAAAGAATGAAACTTCGCCCTCAGCTGGAATCTCCACTTCGGCGAGCGTAGCGATTTCTGTTAACTGCTCTGCACTGAGCTCAAGATATTCGTCTTCCCGACCATCGATATAACCAACGATTTCCGGCTCGGTATTGCTGTAGGCCAACCATACGATATGACTGATGGTGTATTTGCTGCCGATATCAAAATAGGTGCCATCGTCTAACTGAAACATATCGGTGTCGGGCAAATCGACCATTTTAATGATTTCGTCCGACTCGCCGTAGGGAATGGGAATTCTGGCACGTGTAAAGATAAATTGACTCAATATGGTCATACTGAGCACTATTATAGTGGAGATTGTTTTCATAAAATATTGGTTTAGGATGTATGGATAGGTTACTATAAAGGGAAACTATCGAAAATATTGCGTAGAGGGGCAACTGTTTTTAGAGGTCGTTTTCTATTGATGGGATTTTGATGCTATTCTTATTCATACGACGGGACTCGACAATAGCGCATCCTGCGAGAAGGAAATGAACCAGCTCCAGGTTGCGTCATTGAGGCATCGGCCCCATCCCGTACCATAGAAATCTAGAAAGACCTCAGAAGATTGAAGGCTACAAGAATCAAGAAACCTACCGTTCGTCAGACGTACTAAACGTTCTGTCTTGATGCTTATTTCTAGCCTCTTGATTGCCTAGAGAACGTGAACAACTTGGTCTACACCCGACGCACAGGGCAGTACCGAATCTTCCAACAAGGGGTTAAAGAACCCTACGAAAATACCATCCTCGAACCCATACCACATGATCGGGGCGGGGACGCAGGCGCTACTGGTTACCGTACAGACCCCCATGGGCATCACGTTCAGCAACGGGACCATCCTTCGACCAGCTCAGGAACCGTAACCCAAGTGGTCGCGAAAAGGTATTTTGGTCTAGTAAATTATAATTTTAGACTGCCATAGTCAGCTTCCGAGGCCAATCGTTCGGCCTCATCTACATTCTTGGAGGGAAGAATCGTCAAGGGATAGCTATCGCTGTCGATATCGATCCAGACGAGCTGCACATCGAATTCTTTTAAAGCGGCATTTAATTGAGGCAGGAATTCTTCGATATCCTCATCGATAAAGGGCTCAATCTTTTTAATGGGCTCGGCTAACCCTTCATGTTCCGGATGGTTCTTGAGTAATTTCATTGTGGTTGCAATAAGCTCTTGCGGGTCATCTTTCCAATCGAGTTCAACCAATTGGTCACGTCGTGCAAGTCCGTCTACAAAGGCGATCCATGGCAAGGAGGGTATGGCGCTATGGATGCCGCGTTCCTGCAATGCCCTTTCGAACTGGCCGAGATAGTTGAAAGGTTGGTTTTCGGCCAATTGTACTTCGGAAACAAAAGAATCGTCTTCTGAGATTAGTTTCGCCAGTTCCAGCAAAGGTTCTATTCTTCCCATATACCTAGTCTTTCCAGTGTACCATATCGTACGGGTAGTATTGCTGGTCTTTTAGACTACTATCGTCAAGTCCTAAGATTTTAACCAACGCTCCTGCTTCCCAGCACCAGTAACCTGTATGGATGTTCCATTTACTCTCATGGGTTTTGGTCTCCAAGCTTTTATACCACTCGGATAGGTACTTCTTCAACCTTTCCAAAGCCTTTACTTTATCCTCCTTGGAAAGTGTTACGATTTCAGCTATGCCCTTATAGGGTTTGTTCCAAAGAAAACTCTCCGTTTGTTGCCAATCTTGATCCCTATATTGGATGAGCAGGTCGATGAGATAATCATTAACATTGTCACGTTCGACCAGGCGTATTAATTTATTAAAATTTTCACCTTCGGTTTCCAGTAGAATGCCAATGGATAACATGGTAACCATCTGTACATAAACACTTTGCGCATCCCATGATTCTTGCATGGCATGGATATTAGCGATAAAAACGCTTTTCCCTTTCAAAACATCCTCGCCCAATGAATAATACGTCTCGAATAATTCGAGGTTATATTTAAAAAGGTTCTCATAGGTCGCGATAATCTTATCCTTGTCATTGGCAGAATCCTTGTTATATGATGCCAAATCATCCAATTCAGAATCTATGAACTCTTTTGTTTCTTCAATAATTTCGTTATACCCATCCTCGGTATTTAACTTATCTCTTAATTTCATTTGTATATTTTAAGGCCATGGACCAATTATTTTTCCTGCGCTATCTAATTTACTCGTTACAACTTTTCCAGTTTCGTCTACCCGACTTACTACTTTTTCAACATTGTTATTTTTCATTGCCTTGATAATTTCATTGGCCTTTTTGCGACCAACTTGATTTTCAAGTCTTTTACTGCCCTTTACCCAGGCATCACTCATTTGCTTGCCGTCTTTGGTTTTGCCTAATTGAGCCGTGTTGAATTTGGCCTCGTCGACGACGAACTTTGGTGGTGGAGTTGCATTTTCATAAATACCGTCTATTCCCTTTACGATTTTATCATCCAAACTCGAAACCGGAGGGTCCCCGATCTTGGTTAAATTATATCCTTTTTTCTTTAAAGCAGGATTATTTACCAAATTCTCACTAGACATGATTTCCCCAAAATTCCCTTTTTGTTTATTCGTTGCTGTGGTTGGGTCAAATTTTCTTAGAATGTCGTCGATAAATTTGGAACCTCTCAATGCCCTTGCTCCCTTGGCCAAAGCGGCACCTGCCCCCAAAAACAAAAAGCCCAAGGCAACTTCCTTAAATAGTGCCTCTTCATCCCCATCCTGGGAATAATCATATAAGGCTTTTACGGTCAATAGACATCCAGCGACCTCCAAGGCCGCAACCGTAACGGCGATACCCGTTGCCAATGCTCCTGAAGCTGTTGCTATCGCACCGATGGCTGCAATGGCCATTCCACCGGTAACAACAATAAGTGCTACCGCCGCTACGACCAAGACCACTTTCCCGAGGGTACTCCAAAATCCTCCACCTTCCTCGGCACAGGCCGATGTGGCATCTTCCAACGAATAATAAATCTCTATTTTTCCACCCACCGCGCAGGGCAATACCGAATCTTCCAACAAGGGGTTAAAGAACCCTACGAAAATACCATCCTCAAAACCGTCCCACATGATCGGCGCAGGTACACAGGCATTCTTGGTTATCGTGCACACGCCTAGAGGCATTACATTGACCATCGGTACCATATCGCCTGTATTCGCCACGGGCTCCTCGAACAAAAATGAATTGTTGTTGTTCGTGATGATAAACTCCATCGGCACTGTGCCCTTGTCACAGGCCAAATAAGTGCCTTGCGGTACGTATTTTTTATTCCCCATGCGTCTCTTCTTCCAGTTCGGTGATCTCCTGTTTGCTCTCGGTCATATAAAAACCAGGGATCTTTACCTTAACTTGTTGTGAGCCCTTTACGAGCCAATGCATACGGTCGAACTCCAGGCGTTCTTTGTAGTCTACCTGTAGCTCGACCTTCATGTTGATTTTATCTTTTATGGTTCGTATGAATTTCGTCAGTTCCCTGGCGTCGAGTTTTTCTTCATCCACGGTCCCGATACCCTCAATGACCAACGGGTCCTTCACGTTACCCGGTGATTTTAACTTGTATTCGATTTTCAGGGGTAGGGGCTGGGTGACCAAAAACTTTGCGAGCTGTCTTTTGACGACGGTTTCGGAATTGGAGGCGTAATTGCCGTAAAGCCCCGGAAATAAAAAGTACAACGCCCCTTGGTTTGCGACTTCTTTTTCGAAACTGCCATTGGCAAGGTTCTCTTCTACGATCGCAATGGTTTTATTGATCTGTTCACGGGTCTCTTTATTCGCCTCCTTTTTCCACTGCTTTCGAACTTTGGCCCAGGCATCGACGACCTTAGGTTTGTTGTAAATTTTTTCGAAATTTCCCTTTGCATCGGTACCTACGGTAATCTCGTGCAAGAGGGTATTCATTTCCCTATTCAGCTTTTCTGTGGCACTGCCTTTCCCATATTTCTCGGAAATCGTTTTTACATCGAAAATAAGTCCATTCCCGGAAATATTGGGCTGTACATAGGTTTTCTGTAAGACCGTATCCGACGAGTTTTTCATCATCATGTCTTTGGTGGCCACGATGGACTTGGCCGTATGACGGTAGTTTTTATGCTGTAGGGCATAAGGTTTGATCTGCAGTTCCGTCTCCATCTTAGCCTTTGTTTACATGTACCTCACCACCCGTAAGCTTGCTTG
Protein-coding regions in this window:
- a CDS encoding DUF6630 family protein → MGRIEPLLELAKLISEDDSFVSEVQLAENQPFNYLGQFERALQERGIHSAIPSLPWIAFVDGLARRDQLVELDWKDDPQELIATTMKLLKNHPEHEGLAEPIKKIEPFIDEDIEEFLPQLNAALKEFDVQLVWIDIDSDSYPLTILPSKNVDEAERLASEADYGSLKL
- a CDS encoding PoNe immunity protein domain-containing protein — translated: MKLRDKLNTEDGYNEIIEETKEFIDSELDDLASYNKDSANDKDKIIATYENLFKYNLELFETYYSLGEDVLKGKSVFIANIHAMQESWDAQSVYVQMVTMLSIGILLETEGENFNKLIRLVERDNVNDYLIDLLIQYRDQDWQQTESFLWNKPYKGIAEIVTLSKEDKVKALERLKKYLSEWYKSLETKTHESKWNIHTGYWCWEAGALVKILGLDDSSLKDQQYYPYDMVHWKD
- a CDS encoding DUF4138 domain-containing protein, with protein sequence MKLKSAFLLSLFLLAHIAIAQANNLPITVVANESITVTLFFPSEIQRVIKPAVNYRFQYEQHGTMGTLVARKGAASNLTVITKDGSIFSFLLQYEQEVNNFTYVLSADHAIGTINPSAVPRAIPTEMEEQATPQLEDEAVQKPRSTETTTISELKLSEEAQITSVKEPQRMTLRSEVGAKEKTEKDFTESEQTEAYEGLPEESSLYETDRESYYAIFCENQYNQDLRSSKSIKAGTGIELQLNTLTADKNELYFIFQATNRLTSKFKAEKLRFYVRSSVKGKPLQITPLYIYKHLEEVEAGRTKKMIYVLKEFRLSTDQKVYVVLDEKDGMRNTVLNIDGQLINAVGERSLATTR
- a CDS encoding PAAR-like protein, which translates into the protein MGNKKYVPQGTYLACDKGTVPMEFIITNNNNSFLFEEPVANTGDMVPMVNVMPLGVCTITKNACVPAPIMWDGFEDGIFVGFFNPLLEDSVLPCAVGGKIEIYYSLEDATSACAEEGGGFWSTLGKVVLVVAAVALIVVTGGMAIAAIGAIATASGALATGIAVTVAALEVAGCLLTVKALYDYSQDGDEEALFKEVALGFLFLGAGAALAKGARALRGSKFIDDILRKFDPTTATNKQKGNFGEIMSSENLVNNPALKKKGYNLTKIGDPPVSSLDDKIVKGIDGIYENATPPPKFVVDEAKFNTAQLGKTKDGKQMSDAWVKGSKRLENQVGRKKANEIIKAMKNNNVEKVVSRVDETGKVVTSKLDSAGKIIGPWP